Proteins encoded within one genomic window of Thiothrix litoralis:
- the rpsI gene encoding 30S ribosomal protein S9, which produces MAETQYYGTGRRKSSSARVFMRAGSGTITVNGKALGDFFGRETASMVVRQPLHTVKMAEKFDIKVTVAGGGITGQSGAIRLGIARALLQYDETLRAELKSEGFLTRDARKVERKKVGLHKARRATQFSKR; this is translated from the coding sequence ATGGCTGAAACACAATATTACGGAACCGGTCGTCGCAAATCTTCATCTGCCCGCGTATTCATGCGCGCAGGTAGCGGTACGATCACTGTTAACGGCAAAGCACTGGGTGATTTCTTCGGTCGCGAAACAGCAAGCATGGTTGTTCGCCAGCCGTTGCATACTGTTAAAATGGCTGAAAAATTTGACATCAAAGTCACGGTTGCGGGTGGTGGTATTACAGGTCAATCCGGCGCTATCCGCCTCGGTATTGCCCGCGCACTGTTGCAATATGATGAAACCCTGCGTGCCGAGCTGAAGTCTGAAGGCTTCCTGACGCGTGACGCTCGTAAGGTTGAACGGAAGAAAGTCGGTTTACACAAAGCACGTCGCGCTACCCAGTTCTCCAAGCGTTAA